ACTCTTCAATCAGCCGCCGGGTATCTTCCCAAACATGCCCCAGTTCCCGTAGAGACATTCCCTGAACCTTATACTCGGAAATCGCTTTCGCTCCGTCTACCACTTCAATATCAGGATTTATGGGAACTTCCAAGGAGGCATTGGAAAACATCTGTTGATTCTCCGGCTCTAAAATCCAGTCCACAAAAGCCTGTAGGCTCTCATCATTAGGGCCGTCCTTGATTCTTCCGAAACCGGCGGCGTTAACCACGGCGCCCATTTCCCCCTCTTCCTGATCGGGATAAATTGCATCCACATTGTTGTTGGAAGGCTCCGCCAGTTGCTGATGGAAATAATAGTTGTTTACCAGGCCGAACTTGAACTCTCCCGCCCCTACGGCTCGACGAATATCCCCATGGCCTTGGAGAATTCCCCCGGCGTTATCACTTACCCCTTCAATCCATTCCATGGTCCGCTCATCTCCCCACTCATTTCGAAGGGCGGATACGTGACCGATCATTCCTCCGTTGCCTCCCCGGGTGATGGCGAAGGCCTCTTCATACTGAGAATCCGTGAGCTCCCAGATGTTTTTGGGCATTTCCTCTTCCGTAATCAAGTCTTTATTGTACATCAGTACCCGGGTTCTTGCGGATAGAGCAATCCAGGAGTTATCCTCCCCCCGGTACTGTTCATCAATCCCGGTGAATTCTTCTCTTTCAATAGATTCTAAGAGGCCTTCCATTCTTAAGTGCTCCAGGGCACCGACGTCATTGGAGATAAAAACATCCCCCTGTACGTTGCCGGACTCTTCTTTTACCCGGTTGACAATGGTCTCTCCCCCATGAAGGGCCTGTACTTCAATTCCCGTATCTTCTTCGAACTTCTCCAAAAGGGCGTTTACAAAGTTTTCATTTCTTGCAGAGTATACCACCAGTTCCCCCGCCCCTTCGTCCCCCGAGGCTTCGTTACAACCGGCTAGGGCCAGTACTACAATCAGCAGTCCCAAAAGAACTGTTATTTTTCTGTTCTTAAATAAGTTCATTGTTCCACTCCTTCTCCTGTTTTTATGATTTCAATGATCTAGGGTCTGTTCTCAGAGCAAACCGAATCACTGTACTTGATATTATAGCTTAGTTGATAATCGTTTGCAAGTAGTGTTTTTTTTCACGAAGTCTTCCCTGCTTTCTCAGGATTTTTCCGAAAAAAAAAGACTCTTTCGAGTCTTTTTATCCTTCCTGTGCCGGATCTTTTATCCGGGGAGGGGCGCTCTCCGCTTCCTTTGCAGAGATTCCCCGCTTTTGAAGCCTTCGGTTGATCAGCCGTTCCAAAAACATGACGATTACCGCAAACACCGGCACCCCCAGGAACATGCCCAGGATTCCGAAGATCCTCCCCCCCACATAGATGGATAGGATGATCCAAATCGGGCGGATACCCACGCTGTCTCCTAAAATTTTCGGTCCCAGGACCAATCCGTCAAACTGTTGCAGGGCAATAATAAAGAGTCCCACCCAAAGGGCTTCCTGAAAGGAAGAGAACATGGTTACAATAACCACCGGAATCCCCCCTAAGTAAGGCCCGAAATAGGGAATCATATTGGTGACCCCGATAATGATACTGAAAAGCAGTCGATAGGGAATGCCTAAAATACTGAGACCAATGAAAGCGATCACGCCGATAATAAAAGAATCGATGGAACGTCCCACGATGTAACGGCCGAAAAGATCATCAGCGTCCCGGCCGAAATCATTGATTCTAAACACCATTTCCCTGGAAAAAAAGGTATAAAGGATTTTATTGATATTTTTCTTAATAATATTTTTATCGTAGAGCAGATAAAATGCCATAATCATACCGATTAAAAAGTTTAAAACCCCGGAAGTAATATTGGTGATCTGGAAAAAAATCATATCAATGATTTCATCCAGGGACTCCCGTATATATTGAAAGCCGTTTTCCAGCCATCCTTCGATCTCCTCGATAATTTGGAACTCCTGGAAAAAAGCATCCAGGTTTTGGGCTCTTAGGGTAAGCTCTATATTTTCCACAAAGACGATGGTGTTGTCCATGTATTTAGGGAAATTTCGCATAATATCGGATATGCTGGCAATCACCCGGGGGGTCACCACAATAAAGATCATCACAAAGAAAAGGATCACGATTAAAAACATACTGGCGATGCTTAGCATCCGTTTAATTCGAATATTATCCTTCAAAAACTTCACCCGGCCGTACACACTTTCCTCAAACCTTCGAACCCCGGGATTAAGAATGTAGGCGGCAAAAATGCCAATGATAAAAGGGCTTAGAATCCTTCGGATCCATTTCCAGATCAGCCTTAATTGATCGGAAAAATAGCCCATATTATCCAACACTTGATATACTATAATAGCCATGGTAATTACTAAAAAAGCATGCAGGGCATACTTTACCAATCTTCGATCCAACTGAATTTTCATTAACTCCCCCCTCTCCGAACTTTCCATATTTCTATTATAACCCACTCCTGCTTATGCTTCTACCTTTTTAGGGGACTTGTTTTTTATCCTTACTTTTTCCGAACTAAATAATTCGGTAGGGAAAAACCCTCCACGAGACTTCCGATGATGTTTTCTCTCCCCGCCCGATGATAAATCCCTTGAAAAGAACCATTGTAGACATAAACCCCCGTAATGTAGTTGCACTCCTGAAAGGTCACCTGATCCTTTGAAAAAATCGCCATTTCCCGGGAGGGAACGTTGCAAAATTCTTGAATTAAGTATTCTTCATCCACTTCTTCTTCAGCGAATTGCCGCCACTGTTCACTGAGGTAATCCCTTCCCACGGACACCCCGTGACAGGCAAATTTATCCGAGGGTTTTAGGACGTAGCGGTCTTTGTTTTTAAGAATCATCTCCAGGAGTCTCGGCTCCTTGGAACTGAAGGGAACCGTGAAGGGAATATGCCTTTGGATAAACTCCCGTTCTTCCGGATTTAAAAAGCCCGTGGCCTCTTCATCATGGAGAACGGAAAAAATGATTTTATTATGAATGATTTGGGAACGGAAGGAGCCTACAATACAAACCTTCCCTTGAAGATAGGCCCTAACATAGTCCTGTACTTCCTTTCGGTGTTTTTCCACTTCCCAGGTTACCGTACGGCGGTAGATGCAGTCAATTCGAAAATCCCCGTGGTATAAATGCTCTCCCCGCAACTCTAAATCTCTAGGATCCGCGATAATGGTGGAATATCCTCTTTTTTGAAAAGCCTTTTGAAATTCAACAAATTCACTGGGAGGCTTATCCTTTATAAAATCTACAATGGCCACTTGCGGAGTCTTCCGGGTCCCTGCAAACTGATGATAATTATCCCTCAATGCATCGATCCATGAATCGAAGAGCTCAAAGGTATGAAAATCGTATTCCTCTTTGTATCGGTCCAAGGCCAGGGAATCATAAATAATCCGGTCCAACTCTCGGGCCTCTACCATTCCTGAAGAGCCGTCGGCATTAAGCTCACAGAACTGAAAAGATCCGTCCTGGTGGTAAAAAATATCGAAGCGGGCCATGGGAAAGGGATGGTGATATCCGGGATCTTTAAGAATCAGTTCCTCTAAATATGGAGAAAAGCCAAAATGCTTTCGAAAATCGGGCTCTTCCATATAACGGCGAATTACCTTTTTTAAAATTTCTCCCAGGGTGTTTGTCAGTTCTTTAAATCGGCGAATATCCTGATCCGAGAAAAAGTAGGGCTGGTATAAAAACTTCACCGGCTCCCCTTTATAAATTGCCGGCGAATGGTTTACCCGATCCTGAACCTTCACATATTCCCGGATATACCTCTCCGGCTCTTTTTGAACATCTTCTTTGAATCGTTGAAACAGTTCATGCTGACTCATGTTTTTTCCTCCTCTAAGGCTCTTTAATTACTCGCAGTGGTAACAACCCTTCCATTCCTAGTTCTTTATATCCGGCTTTGATCCGCTGCCCGTAAGTTTCTTTGTTCATAATCAATTTCTTTAGCGGGGTAATCATGGATCGTTCTTCCTTCTCCAGGGCCGCCTCCCCCATTTGGATCAGTTCTTCCCCAAAGCTCCCAAGGTCTTTGCCGCCGAAAGGAACCTGATAACCCTGAGTTACCACCCCTTCTTTCAGCCCTTGAATGTCTTCATCCCCATAGGCCAAAGACTTCTGATAGAGTTTCTCCAAGTTCCCTTGGTGATAGAACAGTCCTTTGATCATAGCCAAGTAAGCCATACTCAAATCCGCCGGCATGGAATCCGCCATCCGTATTTCAATGTAATTTTTTCCCCGCACATCAGGAAATACCATGGTATAAAGGTGTTCCAGCTCTTCTTTGGAAAGTCCCTCCGCCTCTTGATAAACTTCCCATAGGGATTTTTCCCCCACGGGCTTTAACCCCTGCTGGTCCAAAACACAAATAGGCTCACTATGTAGTAAGTATTCGGCATAATCCCTGTAATTAAAGCGTTTATCCAAGGAACCCGTGATGATTCCGCTGCGACGGGGATCGGTGTTTTCCCATATCAGGGTGCGAAGGCTGAAATTTTTATAAATTTCCCCTTCAAATATCGGGGCATTATCCGTGATTAAATAAAAAAGCGGGGTTAAAAAATTGGCCACCCGGAACTTCTTAATGAAATCCTCTTCCGATACATAATCAATGGCCACCTGTATCGAGGCGGTACCCTTCATCATATTCAGTGCGTACTTTCCTTTTTTATGGAGGTACTCGGACATGTACTCGTACCGTTTCTTGGGATTAAAGGGAATATCCTTAATCAGGCTTTGGGGGTGGTAGCCCACTCCTAAAAGATACTGGTTATGCTCGGTTACAATGGGGAGTACATCTCCTAGAAATTGATCATATACTTCTTCAATATGGGCAAGATGAATACAGGGACGGGTGGAAAACTCCAGCTGACCCCCGGGCTCTAGGGTGATCTCCATTTCCCCTTTCGACAACCCTACGAGATAACCTTCCTCGTACTTCCCTTGGTACCCTTTCTTTTCCAGCTTTTTAAGCAGGGTTTCGATTCCTAAGGTTTCGTAATAAGTAACGGACTGAAAATTATTTCGATGTACCACCAGGTGTTCGATTTCAATTCCCAGTTTTACATCCTCCGGAGACTTTTCTCCGTTTTTTAATATGCTGATCAATTGTTCTTTGATGGATTCCTTCTTCAATAGTTACACCTCAACTTCTATAATTTCCCAAGTTCTATTGTTTATTTTATACTGTTACTGTTACCCATTCTATTGTACCTTACACCGTGGATTCTGACTAGAAATATTTTTGCACCCTAAATACTTTTTCTTTTTTCCTAAATACATGCTTCCCGTGACCTATTCATCCTTTTTAAATTTTTTTTGATTTTCGCAAAAGGTTTTGTCTATTCTTGTCGAATATAAAATAAGCCCTGAAATCCTAAGGGAAATACATAAAGGAGGCATTACATGAAATTATCCATACGAATGAAAGTCATTATTACCTTGATTGTCTTTATTTCTTTGCCCGCTTTAATCACCGGTTATGTGAATTATCAAAATTCCCAGGACCTATTGGAAGGGGAGTTTAAAAGCTCTACGGAGGACACCATTGAAGACGTAAGAAATGCTTTTCACTTTTTCTTAAACGCTCAGGAAGAGCTGGTAAAAACCTTAAGCCAGGATTACCATCTTCAACGGGTTCTCACGGATCCCGAGGCGAATCCTGATCTGATCCCTGCTACACCGGCTCCCGCTGAAGAGGAGACCGACAACGGAGAGGAGCTTGACAACGAAGAAGAAACAGAAGAAGCCCCGGCAGAAGAACAGGACACCGCCCCGGAGAGCAACCAGTACCTTTCCCGGGTGATGGACTCCCTGGACAATATTGTGGAAAATCATCAAGATGTTTTCCATGCCTATATCGGTACGGACCTGGGAGATATGTATGTCTCTCCGGATATCGATCTTCCCGAGGGTTTTGATCCCAGGGAGCGCCCATGGTACACCGAGGCGGAAGCCAGCGATAGCCTTACCTGGACCGACCCCTACGAAGATGCAGGGACCGGGGATCTTGTGGTTTCCCTGGCAAGACCGGTAAATAACCCGGAGAACAATAACTTTGTGGGCGTTAGTGCCATCGATTTAAATCTGAGTGCTTTACAGACCCTTTTAGGGGATGTGGAGCTTGGGGACAGCGGCTATTTGATCCTTACCAATGCCGCGGGAGAAATCATCGCCCATGAAGATGAATCCCTGGTTTCCTTAGACGTCTCCGAGACCATTCCCAATTTCACCGATACCTTAGTGAACAACCCCTCGGGGGATTATGACTTTAGCCGGGAAGAAGAGGAATTTTTCGCGGTTTTCGATACCATTCCCGGCACGGAGTGGAAACTCATCGGGATTATGAATTACAGCGAAATCGATGAACAGACCCAGGTGATTTTAACCGGGACTTTGATGAGCACCGGGATCACCTTATTGATTGCCCTATTGGCGGGAATACTGATTTCTATAAGTATTACCAAGCCTTTAAAGGTTTTAGTTTCCGACATGTCCAAAGTGGGAGAGGGAGACTTTACTACCCGGTCCTCCATAGCCACCCATGGGGAGGTCGGGGAAGTTGCCAAAACCCTGAATCAGGTAACCCGGTCTCTTTGCGGATTAGTCAGAAACATCCAAAAAGCATCGAAAAACGTTCTGGACTACTCGGATAATTTGAATCACAGCATTGAATCCACCAGCAGTTCCTCCCAAGAGGTTAGCCGGGCTGTGGAAGAAATAGCAAACGGCGCTACGGAACAGGCCAGCGAAGCGGAAAAGGGCTCGACCATGACCGCAAACCTTTCCGGAAAATTCCAGGAGCTTAAAGCCAGCTCCGGAGAAATGCTGAACGCTTCCCAATCCGTTCTTTCTGCCAACGACCAGGGAGTGGCAACTTTGGAAAATCTTAATTCCAAGGCCGATGAGAACAAGGGGGCCATCGATAATATTGAAAATGCCGTGGTGCAGTTAAATGAGAAAACCACCTCCATCGGCACAATTCTTGACAGCATCAGCGCCATCTCGGAACAGACCAACCTCCTGGCCTTAAATGCGGCGATTGAAGCAGCGCGAGCCGGCGAAGCGGGCAGAGGCTTTGCGGTTGTGGCGGAGGAAATTCGTAAGCTGGCGGAACAGACTTCAAAGTCTACGGACCAGATCAGCGGTATCATATCCGACATCACGGAAGAAAGTAATCAAACCGTTAGTATCATGAAGGATGTAAAATCTGCAAACCTTCAGCAATCCGAAGCTATCGGCGGGGTAAACACCTCCTTTGAAGATATTTCCGAAGCCACCAAAACCATCACCACAAAAATACAGGAAATCAACGGAGCCATCGATGCCATGACGGAAGACAGCAATGAAATTGTGTCTGTGATTTCCAACATCTCTGCCGTATCCCAACAAACCGCGGCCTCTTCGGAAGAGGTAACGGCATCCATGGAACAAACCGCCTCCACCTTAACGGAAATCGAAAAGACTTCCGGGCATTTAATATCCTTAGCCCATGAACTCAATGAAGAAATCGAACAATTCAAAGTGGATGAAGAAAACACTGCCTCATCTTTCTCGGAAGATGGCGCAGACACGGATTCCTTTACCGAATCCGAAACTTAGGCATCTATTTGATATACAAGAAAAACACAAAAAAAGCATTTGCTCTTCGGAGCAAGTGTTTTTTTATGTTTTTGTGGATAACTTTCTCTGAACTTGTATCTTTTTTCGAATCTTATCCCCAGTATACACAAGATGTTGTGTATAAACAAAAACCCTTTCTCGATGAAAGTTGTTCTTTATAATTTCAGAAGAAAATGCTATAATATATTTAGCCTTACGAATTATTTTTTTATTCTTATACATAACCAGAATTTTAGGAGCGATGTCCCATGAATTTTGCAGAAAAAAAAGAAATGATTTTATCAGGGAAAATCCATAAAATCATTATAGCCCTGGCGGCGCCCATCATGTTTAACAACTTTATCCAAACCCTGTACAACCTCTCGGATACTTATTGGGTCAGTCAATTAGGCTCCGATGAAGTGGCCGCCATGACCTTGGTATTTCCCGTAATCTTTTTGATTCTTTCCATTGCCATGGGCATGAATATGGCGGGAACCTCCTTAATCTCCCAGTATATCGGCTCTAATCAAGAGGATCGGGCAGAAAAGGTGGCCTCACAGCTTTTTTCCTTTTTATTGGTTCTATCCACAATCCTCGGGTTAGGGGGGTATTTTCTAACCCCAACCATTGTAAGCCTAATGGGCGGTCAAGGGAATGTCCTCCTCTACGGATCCCAATACCTTAGCATCATGTTTTTGGAGATGCCCATTATTTTTATGTTTATTGTCTACAATGCCATTATGCAGGGCCAGGGAAATACCTTTACCCCCATGATTCTGAACGTGGCCGGCTCACTATTAAATGTGGTTTTATCCCCGGTGTTCATCTTCGGCCTGGGACCGCTGCCCTTCATGGGTATCCAAGGGGCGGCCATTGCCACACTGATTTCCCGTTCCATCTTTGTGGGCTATGGAATCTATACCCTGTTCATCCGAAAAGACGGCATCAATATTCGAAAAAAATACATCCTTCCCGATTTCAAGGTTCTAAAAAAAATCATCAAAGTAGGCCTTCCTGCTTCCATCGGTCAGTCCGCCGCCGCCTTCGGTTTTATTATTTTAAATATGTTTGTCCTAAGCTACGGCGACTCCGCCCTGGCAGCCTTTGGCATTGGAAACCGCATTAACAGCGTGGTCATGATGCCCGCCATGGGCATCGGAAATGCCATCGCACCGATTATCGGTCAAAACTTGGGCGCCGACCAGATCCCCCGGGCCCGGTCTACCTTTAAAACCAGCATTGCCATGTCCACGACCTTTATGGCCGTGGGGGGGCTCATCGCCTTTACCTTTTCCGAGTCCATCATCAAAATTTTCGCTAGCGGGGATCCCCAGGTCATCGCCCTGGGTACGGATTATCTGCGTTTAATTTCCCTTTCCATACCCTTAATGGGCATATTTCAGATACTCAACGGAACTTTTCAAGGATCCGGTCATACCATGTATTCCATGTTTATTAACATGTTCCGATTGTGGGGACTTCGGATTCCCATGATCTATATCTTAGGCCGGGTTACCGACCTTGGGGCCGATGCAATTTGGTACTCGATGGTAACGAGTAATTTTCTGATCTGTGTCATCGGTATGGGTATTTATCTCAAAGGAAACTGGGAGGAAAAAATCATTGATGAAGAGGATTTAGATGAATTGAAAACAGATGCCTCTAAAAAAGCTTTAGCCTCATAAGTAAGACAGGGGGAAAGGAACAGGGTTTCTCGGATATAATAATCCGAAGCTGTTTTATTTTCCCCCGGCCTGTGTTATAATCACTTTACAATTAAATTACTTCGCTAGGGGTGCCGTTGGCTGAGAGGATCTTCTCCAACCCTTTAAACCTGTAGGTTAGTACCTGCGCAGGGAAGCTCAATCTTGAGTGAGTGCTTCGATTCACTCTTTTTTGCATCCTAGGGAAAAATTTATTTAATAATTTGGAAAGGATGTGTTTTTTTATGTTCAAAAACTTTGATATTCAATTGGATCAACTCTCCTTAGAAGTTTGGGTCATACTCGGGGTTATGATTTTGCTTCCCGTAATGCTTTTACTCTTCCATCGCAGTCGGGAAAGTCAGGGCGGCCGGCTGTTACAAACAAAAGTGTTGGTCTATGGCAGTCTTTGTGTGGCCTTATCTTTTTTACTGTCTTATATTCGGCTGTTTCGAATGCCCCAGGGAGGCAGTGTGACCCTGGCGGGTATGCTTCCCATCATTATTTTTGCCGTAGCCTTCGGTCCCCTTCCCGGTATTTTAGCCGGCTTTGCCCTGGGACTTTTGAATCTGATACAAGACCCTTATATTGTTCATTGGATGCAGATTTTCCTGGACTACCCTCTGGCCTATGGCGCCCTGGGACTGGCAGGGATCTATCGGAAGCATCTAAGCATCAGTGCCCTCATCGCCGGCATCGGACGGCTGTCCATGAGTTTTTTATCGGGGATCATCTTCTTTCGGGAGTTCACCCCCGAGGGCTGGAACGATGTTATTTATTCCATTGTCTATAACGGATCCTTCATCGGGGCGGAAATTTTCATCATTATTCTACTCCTTCAGGTTCCCCAGGTACAATCGGTATTAAAGCAAATGCGAAGGGGTACACTGTTGACCAACTAAACCCTTTTCTTTTCATATATTCCCTGTTATCTTTTCTAATTTTTGGTTATATATATTCTAAGGCTTCATTTTCTTGAAGCACAAAAAATTTGATTAACAGGAGGTTATATTTTATGGAAGGTTTTGGAACTTTTTTTCAAACAGGTGATTGGAAAGGTGAAAAGCACGTACCGGTGATTCATGCTCCGGAAAAGGTTACTGCAGGAGAGGTATTTGAACTTAAAATGTCCATCGGTGATGCGGTGGGACATCCGAACACCTTTGAACATTACATTTCCTGGTTTAAGCTGATGTACCATCCCGAAGGGGCAAAGTTCCCTATCGAATTGGCAAGCTTTGATTTTGCCGCCCACGGGGAAAGTGATATTTTCACGGAACCTACGGGACTTACTTCAGTAAAGCTTCAAAAATCCGGAACGATTTATGCCCTTAGCTACTGTAATATCCATGGCTTATGGATGAACAGCCAAAAAATCGAAGTGGTCTAGTCGCTTTTCATTCTGGTCCATGGACCTTCGGGAAGGCTAAAAAGGAGATGCGCCGCATCTCCTTTTTTTTATTGATTTTTTTATTCGATTCATCGGTTCCTCCCTCTAGAGTATCGGGGAAAACAAACGGGCCGCCGACTCTTTTAGCCGATTTTTCACAGAACGTTTCTCATACTCCTCTAAATGAATTCTTTTGCTTTCCCGTAAATCTTCAAAGAAATCTCCTTTTACCCTTTTGGTAATCTTTTCATCATAGATGAAAACATTCACTTCAAAGTTCAACTCCAGGCTACGTATATCGAAATTTGCCGTGCCGATGGAGGTTACCTGATCATCACTCATAATGATCTTGCTGTGGACAAAGCCTTTTTGGTATTGATAGATTTTTACCCCGGCATCAAGAAGTTCTTTAAAATGGGATTGGGAGGCCCAAAACACCGTTCGGTGGTCCGCCACCGAGGGCAGGAGTATTCGAACGTCCACCCCCCGGAGGCCGGCAACTTTTAGAGCCGTTAAAATGCCTTCATCGGGAACTAAATAAGGGGTGGTGATATACACACTTTTCCGGGCAGCGGTGATGGCTGTAAAATAGGCCTGTTGAATGGTGTGCCAATACATATCCGGACCACTGGAGAGAATTTGCACCCCTTTTTCTCCTTGATAGCCCTGTCTCGGGAAGTATCGAGGGGCATCCAACTCTTCATGGCTTACAAAATACCAGTCCTTAAGGAAGATGGTTTGCAGGACGTAGTTGGCTTCCCCGAGGATCTTCACATGAGTATCCCGCCAAAAACCCAGCCGTTTATCCCGACCCAGGTATTCATCTCCTATATTAATACCTCCGGTAAACCCCACCGTTCCGTCCACCAGCAAGATTTTCCTGTGATTCCGATAATTCAAGCGACTTCCAAAAAAGGGTAGAGTGACGGGTAAGAACGCCTCTACCTGTACCCCGGCCTTTCTAAGGGGTTTTAAATAATCCTCTTTCAGTTTCCAGGAACCCACCCCGTCATAAATCAGTCGAACCTGAATCCCCTCCTCTGCTTTTTTTATTAAAGCCCGCTGGAATTTTCGACCGATTTCACTGTCCTTGATAATAAAATATTCCATGTGGATATGGTCTTGGGCCCCTTCGATGGCCTTTAACATTTCCGTAAAGGTTTGAGCCCCGTTTTTTAGGATTTTCACCTCATTATTAAAGGTAATGGGGGCGTCTCCGTTTCGAAGAATCAGGGGCACCATTTTTGCCCGGACATCCTTGAAATTTTTCTTAAAAAACTTTCCAAACTGGGTGAAGGTAATTTGAGTATCCAGCAATCTTTTCAACACCCGGTAATCCTGTTTTCTCTTTTTGCTAAAAGTCTTTTTCTTACGATGATTTTGTCCAATGTAGAGATATAAGAAAATGCCCACCAGGGGTAAGAAAATCAACACCAAAATCCATGCCATGGTGCGAGTGGGGTTTCGGTTTTCCAATATAATAAAGATGCTGAGAATTAATACTATTATTGCATAAATCCCGATAATTACGCTTAGGTACAGCATAGAAGCCCTCCTTCTAAGGATCCGTCCTCTGTAGTGATAGTTTTTCCTCGGATGTCAGGATTATTTTAATCAGCTCCTCTAAAATGATATCCTTATTAAAACGAAGAAGCAAGGCGCTGCTTTGAAACAGGGTGTCCCTGCTTTTTTTCATGGGCCGGCGCTTACTATTGATCTCTTCCATAAACTCTTCCAAACCGTATATTTTAAAAAGCTCAACCTTCTCATGGGCTGCAATTTCCTCTAAAAGCTTTAGCACCAGTTCTCCATAGGATACCTCTTTTCGACAGCCTAATAGTTGCACAAGCTTTGGCACCAGCTCTTCCAATGCTAAGCGATTTTTCGGAAGGGTCGTGGAGAGGCCTAATAAGCCGCTGATTTTTCCCAGGGTTTCCTCTTTCAGCCCCTGTAAAAAAGCCACTCCTTCCCGGTCCGTGATCCCTGCTTTTAAATAATAATTTTCCCCGTATAAATCCTGAAATACCTTTAGGGTATCATAGTAACCGAGATTTATATTAAACTCCGCTTTTTCCTTTGAGAAATCCAAAATATTACCCAGGTCGTGTTTCGGTTGAATGTAGATAACTTCCAGGTCCTCAAAATCAACTTTTTTAATTCTTCCTTTACTCATCAATCGCACCGCAACTATTTTTTTATAGCCTTTTTGATAGAGCATATTAATCGGCAGATTATTATAGAAGCCTCCGTCCAGGAAGGTTTTCCCATCGATCTTCTCCGGTTTGAAAACCGGCAAATAAGAGGAGGCCAATAAATAGTCCGCCATCTTCCCTTCCGGGACTTCCTCTTTGAAAAGCTCCAGGGGCTTTAAGTCCGTTAGGGATACGGTAACAAAGCCAAAATCTTTTTTAGATTTTCGAATCACGTCCTCCTTGGTGCCTTCTCGAATCATCTTCACCAGGGGACCGATGTCCAGCCCCGCATCCTTGACAAACCGTTGGGCCTGTTCCAGGACATACTGAATTTGATCCGGCTTAATGCCCGTTTCCATAACCATTTTGTAAAGCTTGGAATCAATATTCAGGATTTTTTCCGGTGCAATTTCCTCCCATATTTCCCGGGCTTTTTCATAATCTTCTTGAATCATTAATGCTCCGTTTAATGCCCCTATGGAGGTTCCCGTGATCCCGTCAAACTCCATGCCCAGCTCTCGGAAAGCTTTCCAGGCACCGAATTGATAGGCGCCCTTTGCGCCCCCACCCTCCAGCGAAAGTCCGATCATATTTTTCCCTTCTTTCTTCTATATTTTCTATTATCCTGTATTGTAGTCTATACCCATTAACCCCAAAATCCCAACAAAAAAACCTTTCGCCACTTAACGGGAAAGGTTTTTCTGAATAATCTGTTTTAACCCCAACAACAGGTTCAAATTGCTTCCTAAACTTAAACCGTCGACGGTCAACGCTCTTTGCTTACTGCAGCCATCCACACCGCCGAGGTCTGTCAGGGCTTTTAATAGATAAACTTCCTCTTTTCCCTCCTGTAATAAGTCCATATCGCTAAGAAGGGAAAGTCCTGCCACAAGACCATAAGCTCCCCAGTTGGAGACCCCGGCCACAAT
The sequence above is drawn from the Isachenkonia alkalipeptolytica genome and encodes:
- a CDS encoding patatin-like phospholipase family protein: MIGLSLEGGGAKGAYQFGAWKAFRELGMEFDGITGTSIGALNGALMIQEDYEKAREIWEEIAPEKILNIDSKLYKMVMETGIKPDQIQYVLEQAQRFVKDAGLDIGPLVKMIREGTKEDVIRKSKKDFGFVTVSLTDLKPLELFKEEVPEGKMADYLLASSYLPVFKPEKIDGKTFLDGGFYNNLPINMLYQKGYKKIVAVRLMSKGRIKKVDFEDLEVIYIQPKHDLGNILDFSKEKAEFNINLGYYDTLKVFQDLYGENYYLKAGITDREGVAFLQGLKEETLGKISGLLGLSTTLPKNRLALEELVPKLVQLLGCRKEVSYGELVLKLLEEIAAHEKVELFKIYGLEEFMEEINSKRRPMKKSRDTLFQSSALLLRFNKDIILEELIKIILTSEEKLSLQRTDP